The segment AACGAGGAACTCTGCCACGAACGACTGGCTCATTTTTCCCCCGTGCGACTGCCCGGTGGCGAAGCCGCCATCAAGGAACCCTGGCGCATCGCTCAATCCATGCTCTGGGAATTGGGGCAATTCGAACCCTTCGGACGCACGTGGGGCTGGCTGGACGACCATGCCCAGGCCTCGGCCATAGTGACCCAGATGCTGGAGCGAAACGTGAACTGCCCAGCCTCCACCAGCTGCGGCAGGCTGTTCGATGCTGTGTCCGCCCTGCTGAACCTGAAGCCCGTTATCTCCTACGAGGCCGAAGCGGCCATCATGCTGGAATCCGTCCAGGACATGACCGAGAACACAGCCTACCCGTGCGCCTTGCGCACAGCCAGCCAGCCAGCTTTGCTCGACACCCTGGCGCTGTTTGCCTGCGTGGCCGAGGATTGGGAGGCGGGAACCGACCCGGCAATCATCAGCCGCCGCTTTCACCTGGGACTCATTCAGGGACTCGCCGACACGGCCCGGGCCTTTGCGGATGTCACGGGCATCTCCCATGTGGGCCTGTCCGGCGGGGTGATGCTCAACAAGACCTTGGCCGAAGGATTACCCCGAGCCCTGCGCAACCTCGGGCTCTCGCCGCTCACCCATCGCGAACTCCCTCCGGGTGATGCCTGCATCTCGCTGGGGCAGGCGGCCTATGGGGTGCGCTTGCTGGAAAAAGACGACGACTTTCAGGCCAGCAACACCTGCCTCTCCGCCACTGCCAAATAACTCCCCCCAAACCTTTGAATTTTTCTCTTGTCAGTGGCATACTGGAGAGGCGTTTGGACTTCCAACCACTGAGCCGCCATGTTTCGCTCTGTTGCCGTAGCACTATTCATCCTACTTACCGTCGGCTCTTGTGCACAAGCCGAGACCATCCGGCTGGCAACGCTGGAATGGCCACCATACATTGGTCAGGAACTCGAGCAACAGGGATACGTGGCCGAGATAATCAGAACGGCATTCGCTCGCTCGGACATTGAGGTCGACCTGACATTCATGCCCTGGAAGCGAACAGTGGAAGAAACCCGCGTCGGTCGATTCCAGGGCTACGTTCCGGAGTACTTCAGCCAGGAGTTACGCAAAGATTTTGTGTTTTCCATCCCCGTTCCCGGTGGTCCGCTGGTCCTGCTTGCCCGTCGAGGCAGCGGCATCAGCTACTCCACACTCAAGGACCTCACACCCTATCGTATCGGAATCGTAAAGGGTTATGTCAACACACGGGAATTCGATGCGGCCAGCTATCTGAACAAACAGCCGTTCGTAGATGACCTGACCAACCTGCGCATGCTCCTGCGCAAACGGGTGGACCTCGTTACCATGGACCTACTTGTAGGGCTCTACCTTGCGCGCAAGCATCTGGGAGGCACAAGGGATATCGAAGCCCTCCAACCAGCTCTGGAACACAAGCTGCTTTATCTCTGCTTCCCAAAAAGCAGGGACGACCACCTCCGGCTCCTGGTCGCCTTCAACTCGGGGATTACAGCCATGATGGCCGATGGCACTCTTGCGGTCATCCAAGATCGGCACGGTTTCGTGCAGTCCGAGTGGTAACCCTCCTCCAGACGGGGCCCCGCCTTTGTTCCCCCGCTATGGCTCGCGCTTCTAGAATCCAAAGAAGATGTAGTTGACCACGAAATGGGCAAAAATCAATGGCAGCACACTGCCAGTGCGCCACATGCCGACCATGAAGACAGCACCGATCAGCCCCGTCGTTGCCACGGCGGCGACCCCCAATGACCAATGGATCATCCCGAAAACAATGGACGACACCGTAAAAACGACCCAGGTGGGCAGTCCTGCTCGGGTCAGTGCCGTAAAAGCCAGCCCTCGGAAGATCAACTCCTCCAGTACTCCGGTCATAAACAACCCGAAATGCAGATCAACCCAGCCCAGAACGCTCCCGTCAGGGGCCGAGGGAATGCCCCCCAGCCCTTCCGACGGCAATAGAATGGTAAACAGCGGCAGCCCATACTGATCCAGCAACGTCCCAAGCACACTCATGCCAAGCCCGTAGTAAATCAGCAAAATAGCGGGCAATCGGGCAATACCAAAATCAGCCCAGGCCAATCGTCCTGAAAGGCAAACGGCAATGATCACCAGCAAAGGCAAAGCCTTGGCGAATCCATAGTCAATGGTAACCCATGCGGCGAAGTCCTTGACGTAGATATTGGCAAAGTCATTCAGTAAAAAAGGAATGGTCAGCCCAGCATACAACCCCAGCATCCATCCAGCACCCCTGGCCATACTCCCTCCTCATGATCGATATTTGGAGAATATCTATAATCATCATACAGTTTTTTCTCCTTGGCGGTCCATGCCGAGTTGATCGTCGCTCACTGCCCAGCCAAGACTTGCCATCCATTGCCACCCATCATATATTACTCGGCTCAGCAACAAATAAGACTTAGGTTGGTTTCCGCATATGCCCTACAAAGGCCCCCACATTTCCATCTCCGCCGATCCCTTGGTAGAAAGGGTGCTCGGCGTTCCCGACGACGAATTCAAAGCCTGGCCCGAACACGTTCGCGAGGCCGCTTTGGACCTGACCGCAGAGCTTTTTCTGATCCGCTACAATCCGTTCATCGATCCAGACACGGTCTGGCAGAGCGTACAGACATCCTTTGCACAGACCAAACTTGCCATGGCCGAAGAGTACTCCTCTGCCATTGCCACGGGCATGTTCCGTTTCTGGAATCGCTTCCGCGATGACCAAAAGTTCAAGGACGAGGTCATCAAGAGACTGCAGCAGATCTTGCCCGAGGAATCCATCGACAAGCGCCCCAATTCACGAGTGGAATGCGCCACCGACGCCACCGACCTGCGCATGGAACTGCCGCTGCTGGTGTTGTTGCCCGAAACCACGGCCCACATTCGCGACATCGTGCGCCTGGCACGCGAGATGAATTTCTCCCTGATCCCTCGCGGAGGCGGTTCCGGCCTGACCGGCGGAGCCATCCCCGGCGACCGGCGCTCCATTGTGCTGTCCATGGCCAAACTGGATAGCATTCTGTCCGTGGACACTGATGAAATGGTGCTCTGCACCCAGGGCGGCGTGATCACTCTGGATGCCATCAACGCAGCAGCCAAAAAGAATATGCTGTTCACCGTGGACCCGGCATCCAAGGCCGCATCCAGCATTGGTGGCAACATTTCGGAAAACTCCGGCGGCCCCTTCGCCTTTGAATACGGCACCACCATCGACAACATTCTGTCCTACAAGATGGTCACTCCTGATGGAGACCTGATCGAGGTCCGCCGTGTGGATCACCCGCGTCACAAGATCATGCCCGGCGAAACCGCAATCTTCGAGATTCTGGACGAGGAAGGCAAGGTCAAGGACGTGATCAAACTGGGCGGCAACGAACTGCGCGCCAAAGGTCTGGGCAAGGACGTCACCGACAAATTCCTGGGTGGACTGCCCGGCGTGCAAAAGGAAGGCGTGGACGGCATCATCACCGAAGGCTGTTTCACCCTGCATCCCGTGCAGGCTCACTCGCGCGTGCTGTGCCTGGAATTCTTCGGTCGCACCATGCGCCCGGCCATGCAGGTCATCAAGGATATCGTGGGCCTCAGAGACACCATCCGCGAACAGGGCGATCTGGTAAAAATCTCCGCGCTGGAAGAATTCGGCATCAAATACGTCCAGGCCATCGAGTACAAGAAAAAATCCAGCCGCTACGAAGGAGAGCCCATCAGCGTGCTCATCCTGCAGTTGGATTCCCAGGATCAGGACGCGCTGGACCAGGCGGTTCAGGCCATTGTGGATATCGCCGAGCCATACGAAAACGTGGATGTTTTCGCGGCCAGCAACCCAGCCGAGGCCGAATATTTCTGGGAAGACAGACACAAGCTGTCCGCCATCTCCAAACGCACTTCTGGCTTCAAAATCAACGAAGACGTAGTCATACCCATTGGAGTCATCCCCCAGTTCTCGGACTTTCTGGAGGCCCAGAACCTGTACTACATGGCCGTGGCCTATCGAGCTGCGCTGCAGGATGTGGGACGCCTCCAGGGCTTCGGCGTACAGGACAAATTCATCAACATGGAATTCACCTATGCCTCACGCATCATCAACGGTGAGGTAACCACCGCCGAGATCAGCGACGAGGAACTGGGAGTCCAGGCCTACTATTTCTTCCGCGACCTGAAATCCCGCTACTCGGACCTGTCCGAGAAGCTTGATGGCATCTACGAAAACATTGGTGCCACACGCATCATCATCGCCAATCACATGCACGCAGGCGATGGCAACTGCCACGTCAACCTGCCTGTGAACTCCAACGACCCCGAAATGATGCGTCTGGCCGAAGAGGCCGTGCACAAAATCTCGGCCAGAGTCGGTGAACTGGGTGGCGTGGTTTCCGGCGAGCACGGCATTGGCATCACCAAAATCGGTTTCCTGCCCGAGGCCAAAATCAAGGCGCTGGCAGCCTACAAACAGATTGTGGATCCGCACAACATCCTGAACCCGGGCAAACTGGTCAAGCGAGAGCTGCCGGTCACCCCGTACACCTTCTCTTTCAACAAGCTCATCGGCGATCTGGCCAAAACCGGACTTGCCGACCGCAAACGGTTGATGAGTCTGCTGACCAATGTGCAGACCTGCACCCGCTGCGGCAAATGTAAATACGTCTGCCCCATGTATTCACCCACGCGCTCGCTGATTCACCACCCGCGCAACAAGAACATCAGCCTGGGCGCCATCATCGAAGCCATCTACTATTCATTGGTCGTCAGTGGCGAACCCGACGAAAGCCTGATGCGACAGCTTCGCGACCTGATGGACCACTGCACGGCCTGCGGCAAGTGCATGAGCGTCTGCCCCGTGAAGATCAACACCCCGGAAGTCACACTCCATATGCGCACCTTCCTGGAGGAAAAAGGCGCGGGCGGGCATCCCCTGAAATCCCACATTCTGCATTACCTGACAGGCGATCCGGTCAAGCGCGTTCCTCGTGCCGCCAAATTCGCAGCCATGGGACAGGCCGTGGGCAATCGTGCCGTGGGCCTTATCCCGGCTCCGTGGCGCAAACGTGCCCAAAGCCCCATTTTCCAAGGCAAGGGTCCGGCTCTCGGCTTCAAGAACCTGTCCGAGGTTCTTCACCTGGACAAGGGCAGCCTCTTCGCCCCTGCGGGCAAGGCCGGTGGCACGGTCTTCTATTTCCCGGGTTGCGGAGCCAGCCTCTTCACCCGGACCATCGGCATGGCCGGTTTGTATCTGTTGCTCAAGTCCCGAACCCGGGTCATCCTGCCGCCCGAGCACATGTGCTGCGGCTATCCTCTTCTGGCCAGTGGCTGCGAGGAAGCTTTCAACACCAACCGCTCGCGCAACATGGATCGCCTTTCGGATCTGGTCCACAACGCCGCCCAATCAGGCTTCACGCCTCATCACGTGCTGACCTCATGCGGCACCTGCCGCGAGGCCCTGTCCGAGTACCATCTGGACACCTTCACCACGCCCATGGCGCACATGGATGTGACCCAATACATCCTCGAAAACACCCCCGGCCTGAACCTGACAGGCAAAGGACCACTGCTGTATCACTCGGCCTGTCACGCAGAGTGGTCCGGAGTCCCGGCCTCCAAGGCTGGCGCGGCCTACGCCAAGGCCCTGACCAAACTGACCGGACAGGATGTGAACCTGAGCCCTGGTTGCTGCGGCGAATCCGGTATGGGGGCGTTGACGACTCCGGCCATTTACAATCGTTTGCGTGCCCAGAAACAGATGGTTCTCAAGGAAGAACTGCCGGGCTATGACGAGAAAAGTCCCGTGCTGGTTGGCTGTCCATCCTGCCGCGTGGGCATCTCCCGCAGCCTGATCGCCCTGAACGAGCATCGCGCCGTACTGCATACCCTTGAGTATCTGGCCGAGTTGGCAGGTGGCCCCAAATGGAAAAAGGAACTGCTGACTGCCCTGAAGAATGGCGAGTCCACCACTGACGGACGCACTGTCTCTCTGAAAGAGGACTAGACGGGGCACTATGCGTATTCTTGGTATCGACTTCGGTCTGAAGCGTGTGGGACTGGCCCTGACCGACCCTCTGGGGACCATGGCCTTTCCGTACAAAACCCTTGTACGGACAACTCGCGACGCACTTTTTGCCGAGCTAGCGACAATCATCGAGACCGAAGCCGTTGAAAGAATTGCGGTGGGTCTGCCCCTGAACATGGACGGCAGCGACTCCATGACGACCCGGCAGGCCCGCAATTTCGCTCAGAGCCTGGGCAGACGGACTGAGGTCTCCATCCACTTGGTGGATGAACGACTTTCGTCTGCAGCTGCCGAGGAAGAGCTCATCGAAGCCGGGATGATCAAACGTAGCAAACGCAAGGAAGTCCTGGACCAACAGGCTGCGGTTCGCATCCTGGAAACCTGGCTCGTCCAATGGAAACGTGGGGATTGGCAGACATGAAACCTGGCCTGAAAACCCTCTATTACACGTTGGCTGCCGGAATCCTGTTTTTTGTGGCGATCAGCACCTTCCTTACCTGGCAGGCTCACGACTTCCTGAATACCCCGCCAGAGACGTATGGCCGCGAGATCGTACTCGACATCCAGCCGGGCAGTACCTTTGATGCGGTTGCCCGAACCCTCCGGGATAAAGGGTTAATCACCAACTTTAAAAAGTTCAGGATGCTGGCCCGATGGGAAGAAAAACTCGGGTCCATCAAGGCCGGTGAATTCCGTTTGAATACCAGCTGGACACCGATCCAGATACTGGACGCCATCACAGCGGGCCAAGCCATGCTGCACAAGCTGTTCATCCCCGAGGGCCTGACCTGGTGGCAAATCGGTCGTCTGGTGGACGAATCCGGTCTTGCAAGCTTCGAGAGCTTTGAAAAGGCCGTACACGACAAGTCCTTGCTCGCAAAATTCAACATCCCCTTTGACAACGCCGAAGGATTCCTTTTCCCCGACACCTACCACCTTCCACGCCCACGCGGGAAAAATGCCGAACCTCTCGTACGGGCCATGCTTTCGGCCTTTTGGCGGCATGCAGGCAACAAGATCTGGCCAACCGATCGACCCAAGCCCAAGGAACTGGCCCGGGTTATGATTCTGGCCTCCATGGTGGAAAAAGAGACCGGAGCCGATGCCGAACGCGAACGCATCGCCGGAGTGTATGCCAATCGCATCGAAAAGCGCATGCTCCTGCAATGCGACCCCACAGTCATCTATGGCCTGGGCACCGCCTTCGACGGCAACCTGAAGCGTACGCATCTGAAAGACAAAACCAACCTCTACAATACCTATGCCCGGCGCGGCTTGCCACCGGGCCCCATCTGCTCTCCAGGATTTCGTTCTCTGGAGGCAGCAGATGCTCCAGAAAAGCATAGACTCCTATATTTTGTCTCCAAGGGTGATGGTACACACCAATTCAGCAGCTCACTGAAAGAACACAACAGTGCCGTCCGGAAGTACCAGCTCCGCCGCTAACCCACTGGTGCATTGCTACCGCCTGCCCGAACCATCCCTCCGCCCACCGAAACCCCCTGTACTCTTTTTTTCTGAGGGGTTATCCTTTTGCTTTATATAGCCAAGCATATTTTCCGATAAATCTAATCGGATAATCATTGCGCACGCAACGCAATGTGGT is part of the Desulfovibrio ferrophilus genome and harbors:
- a CDS encoding CPBP family intramembrane glutamic endopeptidase, whose protein sequence is MARGAGWMLGLYAGLTIPFLLNDFANIYVKDFAAWVTIDYGFAKALPLLVIIAVCLSGRLAWADFGIARLPAILLIYYGLGMSVLGTLLDQYGLPLFTILLPSEGLGGIPSAPDGSVLGWVDLHFGLFMTGVLEELIFRGLAFTALTRAGLPTWVVFTVSSIVFGMIHWSLGVAAVATTGLIGAVFMVGMWRTGSVLPLIFAHFVVNYIFFGF
- the ruvX gene encoding Holliday junction resolvase RuvX, producing MRILGIDFGLKRVGLALTDPLGTMAFPYKTLVRTTRDALFAELATIIETEAVERIAVGLPLNMDGSDSMTTRQARNFAQSLGRRTEVSIHLVDERLSSAAAEEELIEAGMIKRSKRKEVLDQQAAVRILETWLVQWKRGDWQT
- a CDS encoding substrate-binding periplasmic protein — translated: MFRSVAVALFILLTVGSCAQAETIRLATLEWPPYIGQELEQQGYVAEIIRTAFARSDIEVDLTFMPWKRTVEETRVGRFQGYVPEYFSQELRKDFVFSIPVPGGPLVLLARRGSGISYSTLKDLTPYRIGIVKGYVNTREFDAASYLNKQPFVDDLTNLRMLLRKRVDLVTMDLLVGLYLARKHLGGTRDIEALQPALEHKLLYLCFPKSRDDHLRLLVAFNSGITAMMADGTLAVIQDRHGFVQSEW
- a CDS encoding FAD-binding and (Fe-S)-binding domain-containing protein, whose amino-acid sequence is MPYKGPHISISADPLVERVLGVPDDEFKAWPEHVREAALDLTAELFLIRYNPFIDPDTVWQSVQTSFAQTKLAMAEEYSSAIATGMFRFWNRFRDDQKFKDEVIKRLQQILPEESIDKRPNSRVECATDATDLRMELPLLVLLPETTAHIRDIVRLAREMNFSLIPRGGGSGLTGGAIPGDRRSIVLSMAKLDSILSVDTDEMVLCTQGGVITLDAINAAAKKNMLFTVDPASKAASSIGGNISENSGGPFAFEYGTTIDNILSYKMVTPDGDLIEVRRVDHPRHKIMPGETAIFEILDEEGKVKDVIKLGGNELRAKGLGKDVTDKFLGGLPGVQKEGVDGIITEGCFTLHPVQAHSRVLCLEFFGRTMRPAMQVIKDIVGLRDTIREQGDLVKISALEEFGIKYVQAIEYKKKSSRYEGEPISVLILQLDSQDQDALDQAVQAIVDIAEPYENVDVFAASNPAEAEYFWEDRHKLSAISKRTSGFKINEDVVIPIGVIPQFSDFLEAQNLYYMAVAYRAALQDVGRLQGFGVQDKFINMEFTYASRIINGEVTTAEISDEELGVQAYYFFRDLKSRYSDLSEKLDGIYENIGATRIIIANHMHAGDGNCHVNLPVNSNDPEMMRLAEEAVHKISARVGELGGVVSGEHGIGITKIGFLPEAKIKALAAYKQIVDPHNILNPGKLVKRELPVTPYTFSFNKLIGDLAKTGLADRKRLMSLLTNVQTCTRCGKCKYVCPMYSPTRSLIHHPRNKNISLGAIIEAIYYSLVVSGEPDESLMRQLRDLMDHCTACGKCMSVCPVKINTPEVTLHMRTFLEEKGAGGHPLKSHILHYLTGDPVKRVPRAAKFAAMGQAVGNRAVGLIPAPWRKRAQSPIFQGKGPALGFKNLSEVLHLDKGSLFAPAGKAGGTVFYFPGCGASLFTRTIGMAGLYLLLKSRTRVILPPEHMCCGYPLLASGCEEAFNTNRSRNMDRLSDLVHNAAQSGFTPHHVLTSCGTCREALSEYHLDTFTTPMAHMDVTQYILENTPGLNLTGKGPLLYHSACHAEWSGVPASKAGAAYAKALTKLTGQDVNLSPGCCGESGMGALTTPAIYNRLRAQKQMVLKEELPGYDEKSPVLVGCPSCRVGISRSLIALNEHRAVLHTLEYLAELAGGPKWKKELLTALKNGESTTDGRTVSLKED
- the mltG gene encoding endolytic transglycosylase MltG, producing the protein MKPGLKTLYYTLAAGILFFVAISTFLTWQAHDFLNTPPETYGREIVLDIQPGSTFDAVARTLRDKGLITNFKKFRMLARWEEKLGSIKAGEFRLNTSWTPIQILDAITAGQAMLHKLFIPEGLTWWQIGRLVDESGLASFESFEKAVHDKSLLAKFNIPFDNAEGFLFPDTYHLPRPRGKNAEPLVRAMLSAFWRHAGNKIWPTDRPKPKELARVMILASMVEKETGADAERERIAGVYANRIEKRMLLQCDPTVIYGLGTAFDGNLKRTHLKDKTNLYNTYARRGLPPGPICSPGFRSLEAADAPEKHRLLYFVSKGDGTHQFSSSLKEHNSAVRKYQLRR